One part of the Xylanimonas allomyrinae genome encodes these proteins:
- a CDS encoding sortase domain-containing protein → MTEGRTVGSTVSRSEKRQTGGHAGKHGGRVSAPRRRPGLRGLLACLGAFALGLSLGAGSGVAWSAFGTDVVASKAKTRAVTQFRAKAHDVVERTAQLHTDLAEAQPPAADLRTSPWGMLYVPSWAADGEALADGIPIKEGTTDGVLDSGAAGHEVGAAAPGEIGNFVLAAHRRTYGSGFLRLPDLRAGDTLVVETTTAWFVYEVTGSEAVAATRGDVLAPVPGHPDAQPTQRLVTLYTGHSLTLGSWGNDHRWVVTGTLVGWAEHDAGVPEALLGH, encoded by the coding sequence GTGACCGAGGGTCGCACAGTCGGCTCGACCGTCTCCCGCTCCGAGAAGAGACAGACGGGCGGCCACGCAGGCAAGCACGGTGGCCGGGTCTCCGCACCGCGACGCCGCCCCGGCTTGAGGGGTCTGCTCGCCTGCCTGGGCGCGTTCGCGCTGGGCCTGAGCCTCGGCGCCGGGTCCGGGGTCGCCTGGTCGGCCTTCGGGACGGACGTCGTCGCGAGCAAGGCCAAGACGCGCGCCGTCACGCAGTTCCGCGCGAAGGCGCACGACGTCGTCGAGCGCACGGCACAGCTGCACACCGACCTCGCGGAGGCCCAGCCGCCCGCGGCGGACCTGCGCACGAGCCCCTGGGGGATGCTCTACGTGCCCAGCTGGGCCGCCGACGGCGAGGCGCTCGCCGACGGCATCCCGATCAAGGAAGGGACGACGGACGGCGTCCTCGACAGCGGCGCGGCGGGCCACGAGGTCGGTGCGGCGGCACCCGGCGAGATCGGCAACTTCGTCCTGGCAGCGCACCGCCGCACGTACGGCAGCGGCTTCCTCCGTCTGCCGGACCTGCGGGCAGGAGACACGCTGGTCGTCGAGACGACGACGGCGTGGTTCGTCTACGAGGTCACCGGGTCCGAGGCGGTCGCGGCGACCCGCGGCGACGTGCTGGCACCGGTGCCCGGCCACCCGGATGCGCAGCCCACGCAACGGCTCGTCACGCTCTACACCGGCCACTCGCTGACGCTCGGGTCCTGGGGCAACGACCACCGCTGGGTCGTGACCGGCACGCTGGTCGGCTGGGCCGAGCACGACGCCGGCGTTCCGGAAGCACTGCTCGGGCACTGA
- a CDS encoding rhodanese-like domain-containing protein: protein MSDVTVVPADGYAGDLSPADTWELLSTDPRAVLVDVRTQDEWEQIGVPDVATAGKRTVFAQWVLRDGRPNPEFLAQLRAGLAESGAGADAPVVFLCRSGQRSVGAARLATQSGIAPSFNVLEGFEGAPGPDGVRDREGWKVAGLPWRTTFADGAPAGDAR, encoded by the coding sequence ATGAGCGACGTCACCGTGGTGCCCGCCGACGGCTACGCCGGGGACCTGAGCCCCGCCGACACCTGGGAGCTGCTGAGCACCGACCCCCGCGCCGTCCTGGTGGACGTGCGCACGCAGGACGAGTGGGAGCAGATCGGCGTGCCCGACGTCGCGACCGCCGGCAAGCGCACCGTGTTCGCCCAGTGGGTGCTGCGCGACGGCCGCCCCAACCCCGAGTTCCTGGCTCAGCTGCGCGCCGGGCTCGCCGAGTCCGGCGCGGGCGCGGACGCCCCGGTGGTGTTCCTGTGCCGCTCGGGCCAGCGCTCGGTCGGCGCGGCGCGCCTCGCCACGCAGTCCGGCATCGCGCCGTCGTTCAACGTCCTGGAGGGCTTCGAGGGCGCGCCCGGGCCCGACGGCGTCCGCGACCGGGAGGGCTGGAAGGTCGCCGGCCTGCCGTGGCGCACCACGTTCGCCGACGGCGCGCCCGCTGGCGACGCGCGATGA
- a CDS encoding O-succinylhomoserine sulfhydrylase, with amino-acid sequence MSTVFTGPAGDRFPYGGSGRGPLPASARPRTLAVRGGHHRTEFQETAEPVFLTQGYVYDSAADAEAAFAGDLPRFVYSRYGNPTVHTFEERLRLVEGPEAQACYATATGMSAVFTTLAALVRSGSRIVSARALFGSTNVIYEEILAKWGVVVDYVDGHVPSQWEEALSRPADVVFFETPSNPMQDLVDVRHVARLAHAAGAVVVVDNVFATPVLQKPLQLGADVVVYSATKHIDGQGRVLGGAILGSREFLEGPVQTFIRNTGPSLSAFNAWVLLKGLETLDLRVRAQADAALHVARALTDLPGLSTVRYPFLPSHPQHELAVSQQSGGGTVVTFDLAVPDGLDPREAKQRTFRFLDALRIVDISNNLGDAKSMVTHPATTTHRKLGPEGRAKVGIAETTVRLSVGLEDPADLVEDVEQALAAA; translated from the coding sequence ATGAGCACCGTCTTCACGGGCCCGGCGGGCGACCGCTTCCCCTACGGCGGATCGGGCCGCGGCCCGCTGCCCGCGTCGGCGCGCCCGCGCACGCTCGCCGTGCGCGGCGGCCACCACCGCACCGAGTTCCAGGAGACGGCCGAGCCGGTCTTCCTCACGCAGGGCTACGTCTACGACAGCGCCGCCGACGCCGAGGCGGCGTTCGCGGGCGACCTGCCCCGGTTCGTGTACTCGCGCTACGGCAACCCCACGGTGCACACCTTCGAGGAGCGCCTGCGCCTGGTCGAGGGCCCCGAGGCGCAGGCCTGCTACGCGACGGCGACGGGCATGAGCGCCGTGTTCACCACTCTCGCCGCGCTAGTGCGCAGCGGCTCGCGCATCGTCTCGGCGCGTGCGCTGTTCGGCTCGACCAACGTCATCTACGAGGAGATCCTCGCCAAGTGGGGCGTCGTCGTCGACTACGTCGACGGGCACGTGCCGTCCCAGTGGGAGGAGGCCCTGTCGCGCCCGGCCGACGTCGTGTTCTTCGAGACGCCGTCCAACCCCATGCAGGACCTCGTCGACGTGCGGCACGTGGCACGGCTCGCGCACGCGGCCGGGGCCGTCGTCGTGGTCGACAACGTGTTCGCGACGCCCGTCCTGCAGAAGCCGCTCCAGCTCGGCGCCGACGTCGTCGTCTACTCGGCGACCAAGCACATCGACGGTCAGGGACGCGTGCTGGGCGGGGCGATCCTCGGCTCGCGCGAGTTCCTCGAAGGGCCCGTGCAGACGTTCATCCGCAACACCGGGCCGTCGCTGTCGGCGTTCAACGCCTGGGTGCTGCTCAAGGGACTGGAGACGCTCGACCTGCGCGTACGCGCCCAGGCCGACGCCGCACTGCACGTCGCCCGCGCGCTCACCGACCTGCCGGGCCTGAGCACGGTGCGCTACCCGTTCCTGCCCTCGCACCCGCAGCACGAGCTCGCGGTGTCACAGCAGTCGGGCGGCGGGACCGTCGTGACGTTCGACCTCGCGGTGCCCGACGGCCTGGACCCGCGCGAGGCCAAGCAGCGGACCTTCCGGTTCCTCGATGCGCTGCGGATCGTCGACATCTCCAACAACCTCGGCGACGCCAAGTCGATGGTCACCCACCCGGCCACGACGACGCACCGCAAGCTCGGGCCCGAAGGCCGCGCGAAGGTCGGCATCGCCGAGACGACGGTGCGCCTGTCCGTCGGGCTGGAGGACCCGGCCGATCTGGTCGAGGACGTCGAGCAGGCGCTCGCGGCCG